In Blautia sp. SC05B48, a single genomic region encodes these proteins:
- a CDS encoding DUF4825 domain-containing protein produces the protein MKRKILAIIPIVMLIISLSACGRKETLYEIPDLSQYKTDYVGDSSNVINIVSKQDYPEGYSYDSIEIQSETKPYGLTVFLKTEPSASMLEDELQVNADMTFDLIGNLGTLDYKTADSKEIIASYER, from the coding sequence ATGAAGAGAAAAATACTTGCAATTATTCCGATTGTCATGTTAATAATTTCACTGTCTGCATGTGGCAGAAAGGAAACATTGTATGAAATTCCTGATTTATCACAATATAAGACAGATTATGTGGGCGATTCTTCAAATGTTATAAATATTGTAAGTAAACAGGATTATCCAGAGGGCTACTCTTATGACAGCATAGAGATACAGTCTGAAACAAAACCTTATGGATTAACAGTTTTTCTAAAAACTGAACCATCTGCGTCTATGCTTGAAGATGAATTGCAGGTTAATGCAGATATGACATTTGATTTAATTGGTAATTTAGGAACACTTGATTATAAAACAGCAGATAGCAAAGAAATTATTGCATCGTATGAACGGTAG
- a CDS encoding DUF6483 family protein, translated as MNFTDEKDYIMRMIKEMVRVLFSLAFGKKYVSVELEKENKYEVSGKNLKNFLNMIDLGQINEAENILLDSIDYTNKNEVMAVALFYQYLSEKDNQFLENNNYTKEEVLSGFKQLLMKSGYSDLLYLLKYDE; from the coding sequence ATGAATTTTACCGATGAAAAAGATTACATCATGCGAATGATAAAAGAAATGGTAAGAGTATTATTTTCATTAGCCTTTGGGAAAAAGTATGTTTCTGTTGAACTTGAAAAAGAAAACAAGTATGAAGTATCGGGAAAAAATTTGAAAAATTTTCTTAATATGATTGATTTAGGACAGATTAACGAAGCAGAGAACATACTTTTAGATAGCATTGACTATACAAACAAAAACGAAGTAATGGCGGTGGCTCTTTTTTATCAGTACCTTAGTGAAAAAGATAATCAGTTTTTGGAAAACAACAATTATACAAAAGAAGAAGTGCTTTCTGGTTTCAAACAATTACTTATGAAATCGGGATATAGCGATTTGCTTTATTTGCTCAAATATGATGAGTAA
- a CDS encoding FtsK/SpoIIIE domain-containing protein, with protein sequence MKVWKKSKGNRIRASDKSLVYHFCIGWLLLLFVAVFLLLNLRQLLVTDWKDFNLLHAGIAWTAYNSITVLIAIGVCALVAFLYYRYGYDRIKRLLHRQKLARMVLENKWYEAENTKDSVFFTDLQSRSREKIVWFPKIYYQMENGLLHILCEITMGKYQEQLLSLEDKLESGLYCELTDKTLHDGYIEYTLLYDMIANRISIDEVIAENGGLRLMKNLVWEYDSLPHALICGGTGGGKTYFLLTIIEALLRTNADLYILDPKNADLADLGTVMGNVYHTKDDMIDCVNAFYEGMVTRSEEMKLHPNYRTGENYAYLGLAPQFLIFDEYVAFLEMLTTKESTALLSQLKKIVMLGRQAGYFLIVACQRPDAKYFGDGIRDNFNFRVGLGRLSELGYGMLFGSDVKKQFFQKQIKGRGYCDVGTSVISEFYTPLVPKSYDFLGTIGKLAHIRQDGQVACGAKATGTD encoded by the coding sequence ATGAAAGTATGGAAAAAATCTAAAGGTAACAGGATTCGTGCCAGTGACAAATCACTGGTCTATCATTTCTGTATCGGCTGGCTGTTGCTCCTGTTCGTTGCGGTATTCCTGCTACTGAATCTGCGACAGCTCCTTGTTACCGACTGGAAAGATTTTAACCTGCTCCATGCCGGAATTGCTTGGACTGCCTACAATTCCATTACGGTTCTGATAGCGATTGGTGTTTGTGCATTGGTCGCTTTCCTCTACTACCGTTACGGATATGACCGTATCAAGCGGTTGCTACACAGACAAAAGCTGGCTCGCATGGTGCTGGAAAATAAATGGTATGAAGCGGAGAACACCAAAGACAGCGTTTTTTTCACTGACCTGCAAAGCAGATCAAGAGAAAAAATCGTGTGGTTTCCGAAAATTTATTACCAGATGGAAAATGGATTGCTCCATATCCTGTGTGAAATCACAATGGGAAAATATCAAGAACAGCTTCTGTCCTTAGAGGACAAATTGGAATCGGGGCTGTACTGTGAGCTGACTGATAAGACACTACATGACGGCTATATCGAATACACCCTGCTCTATGATATGATAGCGAACCGTATTTCGATTGATGAAGTGATTGCCGAAAACGGCGGTCTGCGGTTAATGAAAAATCTGGTGTGGGAATATGATTCACTTCCCCATGCCCTTATCTGTGGTGGTACTGGCGGTGGAAAGACCTATTTTCTGTTGACCATCATTGAAGCCCTGCTTAGAACCAATGCGGATTTATACATTCTTGACCCGAAGAACGCTGACCTTGCAGATTTGGGAACAGTCATGGGAAATGTCTACCACACGAAAGACGATATGATTGACTGCGTCAATGCCTTTTATGAGGGCATGGTCACACGCTCAGAAGAAATGAAACTGCACCCGAACTACCGCACAGGAGAAAACTATGCTTATCTGGGGCTTGCTCCACAATTCCTTATCTTTGATGAATATGTGGCGTTTTTGGAAATGCTGACGACAAAGGAAAGCACTGCCCTGTTAAGCCAGCTAAAGAAAATCGTTATGCTCGGCAGACAGGCTGGATACTTTCTGATTGTGGCTTGCCAGCGTCCAGACGCAAAATATTTCGGAGATGGTATCAGAGATAATTTCAATTTCCGTGTGGGACTTGGTCGGCTGAGTGAACTTGGCTATGGTATGCTCTTTGGAAGTGATGTGAAAAAGCAGTTTTTCCAGAAGCAAATCAAAGGGCGTGGATACTGTGATGTAGGAACAAGTGTCATATCGGAATTTTATACTCCCCTTGTACCCAAAAGCTATGATTTCTTGGGTACGATTGGGAAACTTGCACACATAAGGCAGGACGGACAGGTGGCG